The sequence below is a genomic window from Cobetia sp. cqz5-12.
TCTCGGCTGGCTTGCGCGTCGTGAGTGACGCGCCTTCGTCTCCCCACCCGCCTGCATGACTCATGCGAGCGCCGTGGGGAGATGCGCAAGGATTCAGGAGAGAACGTTGAGCACCAAGATCCAGGCCATTCGTGGCATGAACGACCTGCTGCCGGACCAGTCACCGGTATGGCAATACTTCGAACACCAGGTGGAAGCGCTGATGGGCCAGTACGGCTATCGCGAGATCCGCACCCCCATCGTCGAGCAGACCGCGCTGTTCAAGCGCTCCATCGGCGAAGTCACCGACATCGTCGAGAAGGAGATGTACACCTTCGACGACCGTAACGGCGACAGCCTGACCCTGCGTCCGGAAGGCACCGCCAGCTGCGTGCGCATGGCGATGGAGAATGGCCTGGTCCATAACCAGATCCAGCGTCTGTGGTACACCGGCCCGATGTTCCGCCATGAGCGCCCGCAGAAGGGTCGTTATCGTCAGTTTCATCAGGTGGGCGTCGAAGCCTACGGCATGGAAGGCCCGGACATCGATGCCGAGATGATCCTGATCTCCGCGCGTCTGTGGCGCCAGCTGGGCCTGCTCGAGCACGTCACCCTCGAGCTCAACTCGCTGGGTAGCCTCGAGGCGCGTGCCGCCTATCGTGACCTGCTGGTCGAATACTTCGAACAGCACCTGGATGTCCTCGACGAAGACTCCAAGCGCCGTCTGCACAGCAACCCGCTGCGCATCCTCGACACCAAGAACCCGGACATGGCCGCCGTCGTCGACGCCGCGCCGCGCCTGGGGGATCACCTGGATGAAGAGTCCCGCGTGCACTTCGAGGGCCTCAAGGCACGACTCGACGCCGCTGGCATCGAATACGTCATCAACCCGCGCCTGGTGCGTGGCCTCGATTACTACTCGCGCAGTGTGTTCGAATGGACCACTACCGCGCTGGGCAGCCAGGGCACCGTGTGTGCCGGTGGCCGCTACGACAGCCTGTTCGAACAGCTGGGCGGCAAGCCGGTACCGGCGGTCGGCTTCGCGATGGGCGTCGAGCGCCTCATCCTGTTGCTCGAGACGCTGGAACTGGTTCCGCAGGACGTCCGCGAGACTGTCGATGTCTACCTGATGTCGATGGGCGAGCAGGCCGAAGGCGAAGCCATGCGTCTGGCCGAAGAGCTGCGCACCGCACTTCCCGACCTGCGCCTGGTACTGCATTGCGGTGGCGGCAGCTTCAAGAGTCAGATGAAGAAGGCCGACAAGAGCGGTGCACGTATCGCGCTGATTCTCGGTGAGAATGAAGTCATCGAAGGCACGGTGGCGCTCAAGTTCCTGCGCGAGGAACGCGACCAGGAAACGCTGAACCAGCGTGCACTGGGCGAACGTCTCGACAGCGTCTTCGGCGCCTGAGACTGCCAATGAATATCGGGCGGAGAGCCAGCTCTCCGCCTCTCGAATGCAAGTGCCGGCATGCCGGCCAGGTCAAGGAGACCGCCCGTGGCGGAAGAGCTCAGAAGCGAAGAAGAACAGCTTGAAGCCATCAAGCGTTGGTGGAGCGAGAACGGCAAGTCACTGATTGCCGGTGTCGTACTGGCCGGCGCCGGTGTCTTTGCCTTCAAGGCCTGGCAGAACTATGAAGCCAGCCAGTCCGAAGCGGCCTCCGTGCGTTACCAGCAACTGATCAGCCTCGTCAGCCAGCCCAAGCTGGAAGACGCCGGCGTCAAGCAGGCGCGTACGCTGATCGGCGAACTGGAAAGCGAGCACGGCGACAGCCTCTACACCCAGATGGCGCACCTGCTGGATGCCAGCATGTCGGTCAAGGCCAACGATCTCGACGCAGCCGCCACGGCGCTGCAGAGCGTGATCGACAACAGCGATGACAGCTATCTGCAGGGGCTGGCCAGCCTGCGTCTGGCGCGCATCAACGTCGAGCGTGGCGACAATGACGCGGCACTCGCCCTGCTCAAGAGCCCACCTGCGCCGCTGGCAGCGCAGGCGGCGGCGGTGCGTGGCGATGCCCTGGCCGCACAGGACAAGCGTGATGAGGCCATCGCCGCCTATCAGCAGGCCAGCGCCCTGTCGCAGGAAAGTGGTCAGCCGGTCTACGGTCTCGACCTGAAACTCGCCGATCTGGCTGCGGAGTCTTCTTCATGAGCGTCACTCGTCGTCTGAGCGTACCGGCCTCGCTGCTGGCCGTGAGTCTGCTGGCCGGTTGTGCCAGCAGTGCCCAACCGGAATATGCGCCCAAGGAACTGGTCGATTTCGACCGCCAGGTCGCGCTGGATTCGGTCTGGAGCGAATCGGTCGGCAATGGCCTTGGCCGTGCCCACTATCCGCTGTCACCGATCTTCGCCAACGACAGGCTGTTCGTCGGTGCCGAAGGCGGTGAGCTGGAAGCCCTCGCTGCCGACAATGGCGAGGACATCTGGCAGACACGGTTGCCGGCTGGCATCACCAGCGCACTGAATGCCGATGCCTCCCGCCTGTACGTCGGTACGCGCGATGGCAAGGTCAGTGCCGTCAGTCAGGAAGACGGCAGCATTGAATGGAGCACGCGAGTCTCCAGTGAAGTGCTGGCCGCGCCGCAGTACAACGACGAGCTGGTCGTGGTGCAGAGCGTCGATGGCACCGTGACTGCGCTTGATCGCTTCACCGGCGAAGAGCAGTGGGCCTACTCGGCCACGATTCCGGCCCTGACGCTGCGTGGCACCGGTGCGCCGCGTGTCATCCAGCCGGTCACCTTCGCGGGCTTCGCCAACGGCAAGCTGGTCACGCTCGACAACCGCTCAGGCCAGGAACTGTGGGACCTGCGCGTTGCCGTGCCGGCCGGTCGTACCGAGGTGGACCAGCTGGTCGATCTCGATGGCCAGCCGGTGCTGACCCAGGATGGCCGCCTGTTCGTCACCAGCTACAACGGTCGCCTGATCGCGCTGGACGCCCGCAACGGCGAGCCGCTGTGGGACAAGCCGTCCTCCAGCTATCTGACGCCCATCGTGGTCGGCGATTACCTGTTCAGCATCGACAACGCCAGCCATGTGCTGGCGATGGATGCCAACACGGGTAACGTGCTGTGGAAGTCCGAAGACCTGGAAGGCCGCTGGCTGACCTCTCCGGCCTTCGTCGATGGCAAGCTGGTGGTCGGTGACTACGAAGGCTATGTGCACCTGATCGACGCCCAGAGCGGCGAGATGGCCGGCCGCTATGACGTGGGGGGCGATGGCATTAGCATCACCCCGCTGACCGAAGGCAAGCGCATCTATGTCTACACCAACGATGGCGAGCTGACGGCGCTGGATCTCGAAGCCCCGTAAGCCACTGATCGAGCGCGCATGTCAGCCTGCCCCGCAATCTGCCATGCGCCTCGATCAGCCCTCGTCACGACAACGGCAGCCATCTGGCTGCCGTTGTCGTAATGCGCCATTGGTAGCAACTCCCTGTCAATGCTAGAATGCTGCCCCCGCTGATCAGGCCTGCCGCACGACGCAGCCATTGATTCAGCCACGAAATCTTTCCGCCGACAGTGCTAACCCCCTGTCGGCGGACCATACTGGATGCATACGACGCCTGCGTCGTCATCCAGTGCCCCAAGTCCGATATCATCGCTATCGCCCTGCCTGCACAAGGTGCTTTCCAGCCATCATGGTTCGAAGCAGACCGTACGGGGCCGGCATCGATGCTATCCCTGCGAATGCTGTGAGATTCCATGAACCCCGTGATCGCCCTGGTCGGCCGCCCGAATGTCGGCAAGTCGACGCTATTCAATCGCCTCACCAAGACCCGTGACGCCCTGGTCGCCGACTTCCCGGGCCTGACCCGTGACCGCAAGTACGGTACCGGCAAGGTCGGAGGCAAGCCCTACACCGTCATCGACACCGGCGGCATCAGCGGTGACGAGGAAGGCATCGACCTGATGATGGCCGGCCAGTCACTGGCCGCCATCGACGAAGCCGACATCGTGCTGTTCATGGTCGATGCGCGCGCCGGCCTCAACATGGCGGATGAGGCTATCGCCAATCATCTGCGCGTCAATCAGAAGAAGACCTGGCTGGTGGTCAACAAGACCGACGGCATGGACGAGGAGATCGGCAAGTCCGACTTCTGGACCCTGGGTCTGGGTGACCCGCGCGCCATCGCCGCCGAGCATGGCCGCAACGTCACCACGCTGTTGGAAGAGGTGCTCTCGCCCTACCCTGAAGTCGAGGAAGGTGAAGACGAGGACCTGCATCCGGAGCTGGATGACCGCGGCGTGCGCATCGGCATCATCGGTCGCCCGAACGTCGGCAAGTCGACACTGGTCAACCGCCTGCTGGGCGAGGAGCGCGTGGTCGTCTTTGACCAGGCCGGCACCACCACCGACGCCGTGGAGATTCCCTTCGAGCGTCGTGGCAAGCCATATCTGCTGGTCGACACCGCCGGGATCCGTCGCCGCAAGAACGTGCGCGAAGTGGTGGAGAAGTTCTCCATCATCAAGACCCTGGAAGCGATCAAGAAGTGCAACGTCGCCGTGATGGTGCTCGATGCCCGTCAGGGACTGGTCGAGCAGGACCTGCACCTGCTGGACTTCGTGCTGACCAGCGGCCGCGCCCTGGTGCTGGTGGTCAACAAGTGGGATGGCCTGGAAAGCGAAGCCAAGGAGAAGATGCGCTCCGAGATCAAGCGTCGTCTGGGCTTTGCCGACTACGCTGACCTGCACTTCATCTCCGCGCTGCACGGCACTGCGGTGGGTGATCTCTACCCGTCCATCGACCGCGCCTTCGAAAGCGCCGTGGCCCGCTGGTCGACCAAGCGTCTGACCACCCTGCTGCAGGACGCCACCCAGGCGCACCAGCCGCCGATGGTCAACGGTCGTCGCATCAAGCTGCGCATGGCTCACCAGGGTGGTGCCAATCCGCCGCTGATCGTGGTGCACGGCAACCAGACCAACCGTCTGCCGGAAGCCTACAAGCGCTACCTGACCAACACCTTCCGCAAGGTGCTGAAGGTCAAGGGCACGCCGATGCGCTTCGAGTTCCGCTCCGGCGACAACCCCTTCGATGGAGCCCAGGGGGCTGATGACCGCGAGCGCGCGAAAGAGCGTTCACTGGCGCGCACCAAGGAAGCCCGCAAGGAACGCAAGCAGCGCCGTTGATGGCGTGAACTGCGCCTGTGCGTGATGGCAGGCCAGCGGATCTGATCCGCCAGCCTGCCCCATGAAAAAGCCGCCCCTGCAGTCATCTGCAGGGGCGGCTTTTTCATGTCGTGAGTACTGATGTTTCAAGCACCTCAAGCACCGGGCTCACACCTCCAGCGTCTTCTGCCCCGCCCACAGATTGGCGAACTGCCAGGCAGCGCGCCCGCTACGCACACCCCGCTGGGTGGCATAGCGCAGCGCCTCTGCACGCGCCGCCTCATCGAAGCTGCCCGCACCGAGACGCCATTCCACCCAGTGCTGACAGGTCTCCAGGTAAGCATCCTGATTGAAGGGATGGAAGGCCAGCCACAGGCCGAAGCGGTCCGACAGCGAGATCTTCTCTTCCACCGCATCACCATGATGCAGCTCGCCATCGACGATATGCGTGTCGTGATTGTCGCTCATGTGCTCCGGCAGCAGATGACGACGGTTGGAGGTGGCATACAGCAGCACGTTCTCCGGCGGGCCCGTCAGAGTGCCATCCAGCACGCTCTTGAGCGCCTTGTAGGCGTCATCGCTACCCTCGAAGGACAGGTCATCACAGTAGACGATGAAGCGATGCGGTTGCTGGGCCAGCTCGGCGACCAGCGCCGGCAGTGCCGGCAGGTCGTGACGATCGATCTGGATCAACCGCAGGCCTTCACTGCCCAGAGTATTGAGCAGCGCACGTACCAGCGATGACTTGCCGGTGCCACGCGCGCCCCACAGCAGCGCATGGTTGGCCGGCTTGCCCGCAAGGAAGGCTCGAGTGTTGGCCAGCAGCTCACGCTTCTGGCGTGCGATGCCGAGCAGATCCTCGAGTGTCAGGGCGTCACGCGGCGCGATCGGCGTCAGGCGCCCTCCCAGGGGGTGGCGGGTCCACAAGGCAGCGACATCGTGCGTCCAGTCCACTTCGACAGCCGTCGGCGGCAGCATCGGTTCGAGTCGGTCCAGCAGATGCGAGAGGCGGCGTTCAAACTCTGGTGACATGGTGATTCCCTGTCAGATACATGGGGCAAGGGCCGTGGCTGGCCCATCAGATCACGCCCAGTATCTCATGTCCGGCGGGGCCGTCTGGCCTGACGTTGCTGTGATCTCAGCAACGTATCATTTCGCTGACTGCACCACTGCGCCTATCCGGTTATGCTGTCTGCACGTTTCTTGCACGTTCAGCGTCGCCCTGCCGTGCTCTCGAAGGTTGTCATCGTCACCATTGCCAGGAGGCCTCAATGCCAGGATTGCTCGATCACTCATCTCCCCGCGCCCTGCGTCGTCTGCTCCCGCTGGCGGCGCTTGCGGCGTCCGTCACCCTGAGCGCCTGCGCCAGTTCTCCTCTGGGCCGCAGCCAATTGACGCTCTATTCGGATCAGGAGCTGGAGAAGATGGGAGAAGCCAGTTTCAGCAAGTACCAACAGGAGCTGCCGGTGGTGGAAGGTCGTCAGGATGCCTACGTCAGCTGCGTGGCGGATGCGGTGACCGCCAAGGTACCCGCCAGCTATGGCATCAGCGGCTGGCAGGTCAAGGTATTCGAGGATGAGTCCGCCAATGCCTTCGCGTTGCCGGGCGGGTATATCGGTGTCAACACCGGACTGCTGGAGGTCGCCGAGAATCAGGATCAGCTGGCGACCGTCATCGGCCACGAGATCGCCCACGTGCTGGCGCGCCACGCCAACGAGCGCGTCTCGACCCAATCGCTGACCTCCGCCGGGCTGTCATTGACCCAGGCACTGGCCGGCCTCGAAGGTACCGGTGGCGATCAGCTCATGGGGCTGCTGGGCATGGGCGCCGAATATGGCGTGCTCAAGCCGTTCTCGCGCTCCCACGAGTCCGAAGCCGACCTGCTGGGACTGGACCTGATGGCCGAAGCCGGCTTCGATCCGCGCGCCAGCATCAAGCTGTGGGCCAACATGAATGCTGCCGGTGGCGCGCAACCGCCGGTGTGGATGTCGACGCACCCGAGTGATGAGCAGCGCATGGCGGCCCTCAACGAGCGCCTCGAGACCGCTCTACCAACCTATCAGCAGGCCCGCGCCGCCGGCGAGAAGCCCGGCTGCGATCGACTACGCTGACCCCGCCTGTGTGGCGTGGCTTAACCAGTCTCAGGTAACACACTCGCGCGGCCCCTGAAGAACCCGGGGCTGCGCGAGTGTGTGGCGCCCTCCATCCAGCTACCCGCCTTTTCCTTGTTTGCGACCCCTCCCCGCCTCTTCCTGGCTGGCTCACGCTACCAGCCTTCTGATCCATCGCACTGACAGCTCGAATGTAAAAAGACGCCGTCAAATGTGTCGATATCCGCGAATCATGTAACCGCATTGCTAATCTGGGATCACCTGCTCGCCTTTGTACTGCTCATGCAGACACTTCATGCACAGCGGCACGAGCATATTCCCGACACTCGCTTGAGGATGCCTTACATGACTCGACACGCACTCATCATTGACGACGATCCGGATTTTCGTGAGCTCAT
It includes:
- the bamB gene encoding outer membrane protein assembly factor BamB → MSVTRRLSVPASLLAVSLLAGCASSAQPEYAPKELVDFDRQVALDSVWSESVGNGLGRAHYPLSPIFANDRLFVGAEGGELEALAADNGEDIWQTRLPAGITSALNADASRLYVGTRDGKVSAVSQEDGSIEWSTRVSSEVLAAPQYNDELVVVQSVDGTVTALDRFTGEEQWAYSATIPALTLRGTGAPRVIQPVTFAGFANGKLVTLDNRSGQELWDLRVAVPAGRTEVDQLVDLDGQPVLTQDGRLFVTSYNGRLIALDARNGEPLWDKPSSSYLTPIVVGDYLFSIDNASHVLAMDANTGNVLWKSEDLEGRWLTSPAFVDGKLVVGDYEGYVHLIDAQSGEMAGRYDVGGDGISITPLTEGKRIYVYTNDGELTALDLEAP
- a CDS encoding YfgM family protein — encoded protein: MAEELRSEEEQLEAIKRWWSENGKSLIAGVVLAGAGVFAFKAWQNYEASQSEAASVRYQQLISLVSQPKLEDAGVKQARTLIGELESEHGDSLYTQMAHLLDASMSVKANDLDAAATALQSVIDNSDDSYLQGLASLRLARINVERGDNDAALALLKSPPAPLAAQAAAVRGDALAAQDKRDEAIAAYQQASALSQESGQPVYGLDLKLADLAAESSS
- a CDS encoding ATP-binding protein, with amino-acid sequence MSPEFERRLSHLLDRLEPMLPPTAVEVDWTHDVAALWTRHPLGGRLTPIAPRDALTLEDLLGIARQKRELLANTRAFLAGKPANHALLWGARGTGKSSLVRALLNTLGSEGLRLIQIDRHDLPALPALVAELAQQPHRFIVYCDDLSFEGSDDAYKALKSVLDGTLTGPPENVLLYATSNRRHLLPEHMSDNHDTHIVDGELHHGDAVEEKISLSDRFGLWLAFHPFNQDAYLETCQHWVEWRLGAGSFDEAARAEALRYATQRGVRSGRAAWQFANLWAGQKTLEV
- the hisS gene encoding histidine--tRNA ligase, with the translated sequence MSTKIQAIRGMNDLLPDQSPVWQYFEHQVEALMGQYGYREIRTPIVEQTALFKRSIGEVTDIVEKEMYTFDDRNGDSLTLRPEGTASCVRMAMENGLVHNQIQRLWYTGPMFRHERPQKGRYRQFHQVGVEAYGMEGPDIDAEMILISARLWRQLGLLEHVTLELNSLGSLEARAAYRDLLVEYFEQHLDVLDEDSKRRLHSNPLRILDTKNPDMAAVVDAAPRLGDHLDEESRVHFEGLKARLDAAGIEYVINPRLVRGLDYYSRSVFEWTTTALGSQGTVCAGGRYDSLFEQLGGKPVPAVGFAMGVERLILLLETLELVPQDVRETVDVYLMSMGEQAEGEAMRLAEELRTALPDLRLVLHCGGGSFKSQMKKADKSGARIALILGENEVIEGTVALKFLREERDQETLNQRALGERLDSVFGA
- a CDS encoding M48 family metallopeptidase, with amino-acid sequence MPGLLDHSSPRALRRLLPLAALAASVTLSACASSPLGRSQLTLYSDQELEKMGEASFSKYQQELPVVEGRQDAYVSCVADAVTAKVPASYGISGWQVKVFEDESANAFALPGGYIGVNTGLLEVAENQDQLATVIGHEIAHVLARHANERVSTQSLTSAGLSLTQALAGLEGTGGDQLMGLLGMGAEYGVLKPFSRSHESEADLLGLDLMAEAGFDPRASIKLWANMNAAGGAQPPVWMSTHPSDEQRMAALNERLETALPTYQQARAAGEKPGCDRLR
- the der gene encoding ribosome biogenesis GTPase Der, with product MNPVIALVGRPNVGKSTLFNRLTKTRDALVADFPGLTRDRKYGTGKVGGKPYTVIDTGGISGDEEGIDLMMAGQSLAAIDEADIVLFMVDARAGLNMADEAIANHLRVNQKKTWLVVNKTDGMDEEIGKSDFWTLGLGDPRAIAAEHGRNVTTLLEEVLSPYPEVEEGEDEDLHPELDDRGVRIGIIGRPNVGKSTLVNRLLGEERVVVFDQAGTTTDAVEIPFERRGKPYLLVDTAGIRRRKNVREVVEKFSIIKTLEAIKKCNVAVMVLDARQGLVEQDLHLLDFVLTSGRALVLVVNKWDGLESEAKEKMRSEIKRRLGFADYADLHFISALHGTAVGDLYPSIDRAFESAVARWSTKRLTTLLQDATQAHQPPMVNGRRIKLRMAHQGGANPPLIVVHGNQTNRLPEAYKRYLTNTFRKVLKVKGTPMRFEFRSGDNPFDGAQGADDRERAKERSLARTKEARKERKQRR